The Streptomyces sp. NBC_01463 DNA window ATCGCGCTGGCGACGGCGCTCCAGGAGTCCGGGCTGCGCAACATCCAGCACGGCGACCGGGACTCGCTGGGCCTCTTCCAGCAGCGTCCCTCGCAGGGCTGGGGCACCGAGAAGCAGATCCTGGACCCGGTCTACTCGGCGGGGAAGTTCTACCAGCACCTGGCCGAGGTGCCCGGCTACTCCCGGCTGCCGCTGACCGTGGCCGCGCAGCGCGTCCAGCGCAGCGGCTTCCCGCAGGCGTACGCGAAGCACGAGCCGGATGCCGCCCTGCTGGCCGCCGCGCTGACCGGCCGGACACCGGCCGCGCTGAACTGCGAACCGCCGCGGAGCACCGCGGTGTCGGGCGGGACGTCGAAGGTCCGGGCGGCGCTGGTGCGTTCCTTCGGCAAGGACGTGCTGCCGGCCGGGACCGGGGCGGACGCGGGCGCCGCGGGCGCGACGGCGGCCGGGGCGCTCTCGGTGCCGGTGGAGTCGGTCCGCCGGACCGGCGAGGACGACGCCCCGCAGCGCGGCTGGGAGCTGGCGCACTGGGCGGTCGCGCAGTCCGAGACGCTCGGCATCGACGAGGTCGCGTACGCGGGCCGGGTGTGGAGCCCGGACTCGGGCTGGCGGACGGAACGCGAGCGGTCCGACACCGCCGAGGTCCGTATCGGGCTCGTGCGTTAGCCCTCCTCGTACGCCGGTCCGCTTCGTACGTTGCTCCACTTCATGCGCGGGACGGCCTCGCGCATACGTGCGACCCGTCCCCCTCACAGGGGGTCCGCGGCTTCCCGCGAAAGGCCCCGCACGGCACCTTGCGCACCCTCTCCCGAACCCACTGATCCCCTTGCGAGGAAAGGGAAGTGACGGTTCGGCGCGTGGCCGTGGAATGCATTGTTTGCCCGGGTTCCTCCGTTGCGGATTATGTGACGCATTACCCAGTCTTTACCTCGGCCCACCGCAACCTCCCCCTCCCCCACGACGGTTGTCATGACGTCCGGCCCACGGACACCACACATTCCCACCCCGTCGAAGGAGCATCATGTCCCTCCCCCTGACCCGTCGGATCGCCCGTACCGCGCTGCTGATCGCGGCGGGTGCGGCCCCCGTGGTCGGTGCGGCCGGTGCCGCAGGTGCCGCGGAGCTCCCGCAGTCCCCGGACCTCGGCGGTCTCACCAGCGTCGAGGGTTCCGGTCTCGGCAAGACGGTCGAAGGAGCGGCCACCCCGGCCGCCGACACCGCGGGCAAGGCCGGCGGCAAGGTCGTCGGGACCACGCTGCCGGTGGCGAGCAAGACCCTCACCGAGACGGGCTCCAAGGCCGCGCCCGTGGCGAAGAAGGCCACTCCGGCCGCGAAGAGCGCCGGCAAGAAGGCCAAGGGCGGTCTGCCCACCGACAGCCTCGGCGGCCTGCCGACGCAGGGCCTGCCCACCCAGGGCCTGCCGCTCGGCTGATCCGCGTCACGTCCGTACATGCGTGAGGGCCTCGGGAGTGCGCACTCCCGAGGCCCTCACGCGTGGTTCAGCCCAGCCGCTTGACCGCGGCCGCCACGCGCTCGTCGGTGGCCGTGAACGCCACCCGCACGTAACGGTCGCCCGCGGGCCCGTAGAAGTCCCCGGGCGCCACCAGGATGCCGAGCTCCGCCAGGTACGCCACGGTGTCCCAGCAGGGCTCGTCGCGGGTCGCCCACAGGTAGAGGCTCGCCTCGCTGTGCTCGATCCGGAAGCCGTGCGCCTCCAGGGCCGTGCGCAGGGCGGCGCGCCGGTCGGCGTACCGGGTGCGCTGCTCGGCGACATGGGTGTCGTCACCGAGCGCCGCGACGGTCGCCGCCTGGACGGGGGCGGGCGTCATCATGCCGCCGTGCTTGCGGATCAGCAGCAGCTCGCTCAGCACGGCCTCGTCGCCCGCGATGAAGGCGGCGCGGTATCCGGCGAGGTTGGAGCGCTTGGAGAGCGAGTGGACGGCGACGATGCCCTCGTACGTACCACCGCAGACGTCCGGGTGGAGCACGGAGACGGGCTCGGCCTCCCAGCCCAGCTCCAGGTAGCACTCGTCGCTGAAGACCAGCACGTCGTGCTCGCGCGCCCAGGCGACGATCCGGGTCAGCTCGTCCTTGGAGAGCACCTTGCCGGTGGGGTTGGACGGCGAGTTGAGCCAGAGCAGCCTGAGGCCGGCCGGGTCGAGCTCGGTCGGGTCGTCGTAGACGACGGGCTCGGCGCCGCAGAGCCGGGCGCCGACCTCGTACGTCGGGTAGGCGAGCCGCGGGTAGGCGACCCTGTCGCCGGCGCCGAGGCCGAGCTGGGTCGGCAGCCAGGCCACCAGTTCCTTGGAGCCGACGACGGGCAGCACGTTCCCGTGCGTGACCGAGACCGCGCCCAGGCGCCGCTCCACCCAGCCGGCGAGGGCGTCGCGCAGTGCGGCCGTCCCCCACACCGTCGGATAGCCGGGGCTGTCCGCCGCGGCGACGAGTGCCTGCTGGATCAGCTCGGGCACCGGGTCGACGGGCGTGCCGACGGACAGGTCCACGATGCCGTCCGGGTGGCCCTCGGCCGTCGACTTGTAGGGCGCGAGCCTGTCCCAGGGGAAGACCGGGAGGCGGGAGGAGACTGCGGACACGGATCTCTGCTTTCTCGTACGGGTGTTCATGCGGCTGGCACGGCGGGGGAAACACCGCGGTCCCGTACGGGGACGAGCCGTACGGGACCGGGGCGACGCACGTGCCGGGACGCTGCTACTGGTTCTGCGGCGGCAGCGCGGCGATGAACGCGTGGTCGCGCTCGATCAGGCCCAGCTTGGAGGCACCACCGGGCGACCCGAGGTCGTCGAAGAACTCGACGTTCGCCTTGTAGTAGTCCTTCCACTCCTCCGGGGTGTCGTCCTCGTAGAAGATCGCCTCGACCGGGCAGACCGGCTCACAGGCTCCACAGTCGACGCATTCGTCCGGGTGGATGTACAAGGACCGCTGGCCCTCATAGATACAGTCGACGGGGCACTCTTCGATGCAGGCCTTGTCCTTTACGTCGACACAAGGCTGCGCGATGACGTAGGTCACGCTGTCGTTCCTCCTCGGTAGGGCGTTGGCTCTCGCGCGGGAGCGCGGCGTCGTCGATGCCCGCACCTAGTATCTCCGTTCCCGGGCACGATCCGAACAGGAGGGGCGGACAGAGCTGTGGAATTCACCATGGGCGGACGGCTGGAGGTCCGAATTGCACCGGCTGACGTGGGCAAACGGGTATCAGTCCGGCGTCTGACCGAAGACGGGCCCCAGGGTCCGAAATTCACCGACACGGTCGGTGTTCTCACATCGTGGAACGATGATGTGCTCTCTGTCACACCGAAGAGCGGTGAGTCCGTCCGTATCGCGGTGTCGGCCCTGGTGGCGGGCAAGGTCGTGCCGGCCGCCCCGGCCCGCAGGCGCGGTCCCGCGGCCTCCTTCGCCGAACTCGCCCCGGTCTACGCGCGCGCCTGGCAGCCGGTGGAGAGCGAGCCGCTGGGCGACTGGCAGCTGCGCGCCGCCGGTGGTTTCACCCGGCGCGCCAACTCCGTGCTCCCGCTCGGCGATCCGGGCGTGCCGCTCGGCGCGGCGCTCGGGCGGATCACCCGGTGGTACGCCGACCGGGGGCTGCCCGCCTACATCCAGGCGGTGACGGGCGGCGGGGACACCCAGGAGGAGCTGTGCGCGGCGCTGGAGGACCACGGCTGGCGGCGTGAGGTGACGGCGGAGGTGCGGATCGCGGCGCTGGCCCCGATCGGCGATCTGGCGGCGGAGGTGTCGCGGGTACGGCTGAGCCGCACGGTGGACGACTCCTGGCTCGCCCGCTACCAGCGCTTCCAGCGGCCGGGCCCGGAGGTGGCGGCGGTGCTTGGCAGCGGTCCCTCGGTGTGGTTCGCGACCGTGCCGGGCGATGCGGGTGACGAGGCGCCCGCGGCGATCGGGCGGTGTGTCGTGGACGGGCGGTGGGCCGGTTTCATGGCCGTCGAGGTGGCTCCCGGGCACCGCAGGAAGGGGCTCGCCACCACCGTGATGACCGCGCTGGCCCGGCAGGCGATGGACGAGGGCGCGTCGGCCGCGTGGCTCCAGGTGGAGACGGACAACGACGCCGCCCGCGCGCTCTACGACGGGATGGGCTTCTCGACCCACCACCTGTACCACCACTTCCGGGCGGTGTAGCGCGGTGGCTCGCGGACGGCACGACACCGCGGAGCTGCGCCGCCGGTTCGCCGAGGAGGCGCGGGCCGAGCGGCCCGACCTGGCGCTGCTCTGCCTGCTGATCGGCGCGGAGGCCGACCCCGCGCTGGACACGAACGGGATCGACGCGGCGCAGATCGAACTCGACCGGTTGGCGGGTCTGCTGCCGTACGGGCTGCGCGGCGGCCGCGTCTGGGCCTCTGCGCTGGCGGAACTGCTGGGTGAGCGGTACGGGTTCGAGGGCGCGTCGGCGGACTACCAGCGCCTGGAGTCCTCGCTGCTGCACGAGGTGCTGCGGCGGCGGCGCGGGCTGCCGATCCTGCTGTCGGTGGTGTGGATCGAGGTGGCACGGCGGGCGGGCGCCCCGGTGTACGGGGTGGCGCTGCCGGGTCACTTCGTGGTCGGTTTCGGCGATCCGGCGGAGCGGGTGCTGGCGGATCCGTTCGCCGGTGGCCGTCCGCTGACGGGCCAGGACGCGGAGTTGCTGGTGGCGGGCGCGACCGGGGAGGCGCTTGAGCCGTCGATGCTGGTGCCGGCGCAGCCGCTGGAGGTCGTGCTGCGCATCCTGAACAACATCCGGGCGTGGGCGGCGGCCCGCCCGGAGCGCACGGACGTGGCGCTGTGGGCGGTGGAGCTGTCGCTGCTCCTGCCCGCGCACCCCGCCCGGCTGCGCTACGAGCGGGCGCAGCTGCTGGTGCAGAGCGGGGAGTTCCTGCGCGGGGCGGCGGAGATGGAGGAGTACGCGGAGGTGGTGGCGGAGGTGGAGCCGGCCGCCGCGGAGGCGGTGCGCCGGAGTGCGCGGGCGGCCCGGGCGCTGCTGAACTGACGGCGCGCCGGGCCGCGGTCGCCGTCAGTCCGCGCCGTTGCCGGACCGCCGCACCGTGTGCAGCAGGTACTCCTTCCGGTCGAGCGGGTTGTGGTCGGTGCGGGAGCGCCGCGGGGCGGTGCCGGTGACGGGGTGGTGGGAGTCGAAGGCGGTCTCCAGCACCCCTTCGCCCCGGGTGAGCCCCGGGAGCCGCTGCTGGAGTCCGTGCACCCGGGCGGCCGGGATCACGCCCTCCAGGACGCAGCGTGCGCCGTCGACGGCCGGAGCGCCGGGGACGGCCCCCAGCTGGGCGAGGGCCGGCAGGAGCGGTCCGAGCGTGTCCGCGGGGAGTTCGAGGCGGAAGCGGTGCATCGGCTCGTACACCGTCGTCCCGGCCTGCCCGAGCGCGGCCATCAGGACCAGCGGGGTCAGATTGCGGAAGTCCCCCGCGGTGCTCGACATGGACTTGTCGAAGACGGCGTGCGAGTGGCTCTGGCGGGGCCAGTAGCCGGAGTGCGTCATCGTGACCGTGCAGTCGGTGACCCGCCAGCCGTACAGCCCCTGCGCGAGCGTGTCGACGACGGTCTCCTCGACCGCCCTCATCAGGGAGTACGGCATGGAGCCGAGCTCCACCTCCAGCCGGTAGGTCACCCCGCTGCCGGGCGGTGCGGGGTCGACTCGCAGTCCGACCGTCGCCAGGAACGGATTGTCGTCCTTGTCGATGATCTCGAACGCGGCACCGGTTCCGGACGGCTTCTCCAGGCAGATGGTCGTGGTTCCGCGGAATGTGACGTCGATTCCGCATTCGTCCGCGAGCGTCGCCTGGATGACCTCTTTCTGCACTTCTCCGTAGAGGGATACGGAGACCTCCTTACGGATGTCGTCCTGGCGCAGATTGATCAGCGGATCCTGCTCGGCCAGCTGTGAGAGCGCGAAATGGAGTTCGCCCCGGGAGGCGGGCGGTGCGGGCACCACGACGGACTCCAGGGTCGGCGGGGCGAAGTAGTGACCGGTGGCCGCCGCACGGGTGTCGCCGACCGCGTCGCCGATCCGGATGCCGCCGAGCCCCTGGAGCTTCGCGATCTGTCCCGGACCGGCCGAGGCGCGGCCGGTGTCCGTGCCGTCGGCGAAGACCCGGATGCCGGTCACCTTGCCCTCGGACACGGCTTCGGGTCCCTGCCCGAACGGCAGCCGGTCGCGGGTCCGTACGGTCCCCGAGAACATCCGGACCCAGGCGAGCTTCTCGCCGGCCCGGCCGCGCTCGACCTTGAAGACGGTCCCGGAGACCGGTCCTTCGGCGTCGCCGCCGGCCGCGGGCAGCAGTTCCCTGATGCCGCGGCTCAGGGCGTCGATACCGGCGCCCGTGACGGCCGAGCCGAAGTACACCGGGTGGACCAGGGCCCGTCCGGTCTGCGCCGCCAGTTCCGCGCGGAGCCGGGCGGGTGCGAGCTCCTCGCCGCCTTCGACGTACGCGCCGAGCAGGGCGTCGTCGTGCTCGGTGAGCAGGTCCGTCAGCCGCCGCGTGAGCCGGGGGTCGTCGTCGGCGTACGGCACGCTGTGCGCGGCGCGGGTGCCGAGGCCGGTGACGGCCGGGCCCATCGCCACCGCGTGGGGGGTGAGCCTGTCGTGAACGGCGCGCAGCACCTGTTCGTAGCGGGCTCCGGCCCGGTCGGTCTTGTTCACGAAGACGAGCGTGGGGATGCGCAGCCGCTGGAGCGTCCGCATCAGGACGCGGGTCTGGGCCTGGACCCCTTCCACGGCGGAGACGACCAGCACGGCGCCGTCGAGCACGCTCAGCACCCGCTCCACCTCGGCGATGAAGTCCGGGTGGCCGGGCGTGTCGATCAGGTTGACGGTGACGTCGCCGAGGGCGAACGAGACGACCGCGGACTTGATGGTGATGCCGCGCTGACGTTCGAGCGCGAGGGAATCGGTCTGCGTGTTCCCGTCGTCGACGCGGCCGATCTCGTCGATGATTCCGGCGGTGTGGAGCAGCCGCTCGGTCAGGCTGGTCTTACCGGCGTCGACATGCGCCAGAATTCCGAGATTGAGCGTGTGCACAGAACTCCATGTTCTCAGGGGTGAGGTGAATTCCCGTCGAGACGAACATGTGAGATCGGCGCATCGATATCTCCTGGTCCTGTCGGCTGATACGGCGAGTACAACAGCCGGCCGGCCGGCGGTGCAAACCATTTAGCGGGACCCCGCGAGGGGCCGGGCGGTGAGAGGCCGTCAGCGAACGGGGGATCCGGCGCCGTCCAAACCTCACCCCGGCGCGGCGTGCCGTCCAACGGGTGATTATCCGTTCTTCGCCACTCGATGAGCCCATGCCGTAGCTCCAATGCGGGGCTCCCCGATGGCGCGCTCCGGGGTCCGGGCTGACGGTGGATCACGTAGCCACTGCGCCACTCCGAGTAGACGCTCCGTCACTCTTCGCAGTCGCGACGAAAGGAAACGTGTTCAGATGCGCTCTGCCCGCACACTGTTCGCCTCGGCCGCCGTCACGGCGGTCCTCACCATCACCGCTCCCTCCGCCTACGCCATGACGGCCGGCGACTGGGAGCACGACAGCGGTTCGTCCTCCAGCAGCGACGAGGGCGGCTGGACGAAGGACAAGCCCAACGGCGGCGTCCACACCGGCGGCGGCGCCCTGGCCCGTACGGTCGCCGGCGACGAGCACGGCAAGTCCGAGGAGCACGGCAAGTCGGACGACGAGGGCTGGAAGAAGGACAAGCCCAGCGGCGGCGTGCACACCGGCGGCGGCGCCCTGTCCATGACGGTCGCCAAGGAGTGGCAGCCCGGCAAGGACGACGAGGGCGGCAAGTCCGACGACGAGGGCTGGACGAAGGAGAAGCCCAGCGGCGGTGTCCACACGGGCGGCGGCGCGCTGTCGATGACGGTCGCCAAGGAATGGCAGCCGGACAGCGACGAAGAGGGCGGCAAGTACAAGGACGAGGGCAAGCCCAACGGCGGCGTGCACACAGGTGGCGGCGCCCTGTCGATGACGGTCGCCAAGGAGTGGCAGCCGGGCAGTGACGAGGGCGGCAAGACCGACAAGTCGTCGAAGTCCGAGAAGAGCGAGAAGAGCGAGAACAGCGACGAGGGCTGGAAGAAGGACAAGCCCAGCGGCGGCGTCCACACCGGCGGTGGCGCGATGGCCATGACCGGCGGCGGTCTTGCGGCCGGTTCGCTGCTGCTCCTCGGTGGTGTCGGTGTCGGCGCGTACAAGGTGCGCCGCCGTCAGGCGACGGGTGGCGCGATGGCCTGACCGGCCCCCGCGCACACCGGTCGCTCCGCTGTCGCGGCCGCCGTCCCCTTTCGGACGGCGGCCGCGGCGCCTTCGTTTTCCCCCGGTGCCTCTCGTCCGGTCAGGTCGGGCTCGCGTGACCTGACCGCTCGCCGGGCCCCGGTCCGCTCCCCCACCGCACCGCTCGGACGAAAGGCACGTTCCCATGGCCGCCCCGCAGTCGCCCGGTTCCCCCTCCTCCCGGACTGCCTCCGACACCGTCACGCTCGGCCGCGCCCTCCTCTGGCCCGCCGCAGTGGCCGGCCTCGGCATGCTCCTCATCTACAACTCCATCGGCCCCTCGGCCGACGACAAACCACCCGCTCCGTTCACGGCCGCGGCGCCGGTCGCCCCGGCCCCGGCTGCCCCGGCGGCCCCGGCCGCACCGGTCCCCGCGTCCTCACCGGCCGTCACCGTCCCCCGGCAGGCCACCCCGGGCCCGAGCGTGGCGCCGGCCCTGCCCCGTTCCCTGCCGACGCGGCTGAAGATCCCGGCCATCGCCGTGGACGCGCCCTTCACCCCGCTGGCGATCGGGGCCTCCGGCCGCCTGGACGCCCCGCCGCCGAACGACCGGAACCTGGCCGGCTGGTTCAAGGACGGTGTGACGCCCGGTGAACGCGGCGCGTCGATCGTCGCGGGCCACGTCGACACGATGACCGGGCCCGCGGTCTTCCTCCAGCTGCGGTTCCTGCGGCCGGGAGCGACGGTCGACATCACGCGCGCGGACGGTTCGGTGGCCACGTTCAAGGTGGACACCGTGGAGACGTTCAGCAAGGCGAAGTTCCCCGACAAGCGGGTCTACGCGGACACGCCGGACGCCCAGCTGCGGCTGATCACGTGCGGCGGCAACTACGACAAGAAGGCCAAGGACTACGAGGACAACGTGGTCGTGTTCGCCCACCTCGACTCGGCGAAGAGGAAGTGAGCCGACGTGCTCCCCCGCCGCGGCCGGCGGAAAACCCCGCGCACCGGACCGCGGTCCCCTGCTAGCTTCCTCCGCATGAAGCGCGCTGCCATGACGACGACGCCGGAGAGTGTCCCGGCGCGCTGACTGATGACCAGTCCGAAGCCCCGGGGCGAGTGCCCCGGGGCTTCTGCTTGCGGTCACTCGCCCTCCGTACGCGAGGAGACCGCCATGCACGACCACCGCAAGCTCGGCCGCGAGCTGGAGCTGTTCGACACCGACCCGCTGATCGGCGCGGGGCTGCCGTACTGGCTGCCCGACGGGGCCGCGCTGCGGCACACCCTGGAGGAGTACATCCGCGGCGAGGAGCGGCTTGCCGGCTACCGGCACGTGTACTCGCCGGTGCTCGGCAAACGGGAGCTGTACGAGATCTCGGGGCACTGGTCGCACTACAGCGACGACATGTTCCCGCCGATGGACCTCGGCGCCGAGCAGGTCGTGCTGCGGCCCAGCCTGTGCCCGCACCACGCCGTCATCTACCGCTCCCGCGCGCACAGTTACCGCGAACTGCCACTGCGGATGGCCGAGCTGGGCGGCATGTACCGCTCCGAGCTGTCCGGCGTGCTGGGCGGACTGACCCGGGTGCGGTCCATCCAGCTGAACGACGCGCACATCTTCTGCACCCTGGACCAGGTGGCGGACGAGGCGCGGGCCGCGCTCGGCATGATCCGCCGGGCGTACGAGGCACTCGGCATCCGCCCGGCCCGCTTCCGGCTCTCGCTGCCGGGGCCGGGCGGGAAGTACGTCGCAGCGCCGGAGATGTGGCAGCGCTCCACCGCGCTGCTGACCGAGGTCCTGGAGGATTCCGGGCTGCCGTACGAGCCGGCCGGGGGTGAGGCGGCGTTCTACGGTCCGAAGATCGATGTGCAGGTCGCCGACGCGGCG harbors:
- a CDS encoding ATP-binding protein — translated: MSLPLTRRIARTALLIAAGAAPVVGAAGAAGAAELPQSPDLGGLTSVEGSGLGKTVEGAATPAADTAGKAGGKVVGTTLPVASKTLTETGSKAAPVAKKATPAAKSAGKKAKGGLPTDSLGGLPTQGLPTQGLPLG
- the dapC gene encoding succinyldiaminopimelate transaminase is translated as MSAVSSRLPVFPWDRLAPYKSTAEGHPDGIVDLSVGTPVDPVPELIQQALVAAADSPGYPTVWGTAALRDALAGWVERRLGAVSVTHGNVLPVVGSKELVAWLPTQLGLGAGDRVAYPRLAYPTYEVGARLCGAEPVVYDDPTELDPAGLRLLWLNSPSNPTGKVLSKDELTRIVAWAREHDVLVFSDECYLELGWEAEPVSVLHPDVCGGTYEGIVAVHSLSKRSNLAGYRAAFIAGDEAVLSELLLIRKHGGMMTPAPVQAATVAALGDDTHVAEQRTRYADRRAALRTALEAHGFRIEHSEASLYLWATRDEPCWDTVAYLAELGILVAPGDFYGPAGDRYVRVAFTATDERVAAAVKRLG
- a CDS encoding ferredoxin family protein, which codes for MTYVIAQPCVDVKDKACIEECPVDCIYEGQRSLYIHPDECVDCGACEPVCPVEAIFYEDDTPEEWKDYYKANVEFFDDLGSPGGASKLGLIERDHAFIAALPPQNQ
- a CDS encoding GNAT family N-acetyltransferase codes for the protein MEFTMGGRLEVRIAPADVGKRVSVRRLTEDGPQGPKFTDTVGVLTSWNDDVLSVTPKSGESVRIAVSALVAGKVVPAAPARRRGPAASFAELAPVYARAWQPVESEPLGDWQLRAAGGFTRRANSVLPLGDPGVPLGAALGRITRWYADRGLPAYIQAVTGGGDTQEELCAALEDHGWRREVTAEVRIAALAPIGDLAAEVSRVRLSRTVDDSWLARYQRFQRPGPEVAAVLGSGPSVWFATVPGDAGDEAPAAIGRCVVDGRWAGFMAVEVAPGHRRKGLATTVMTALARQAMDEGASAAWLQVETDNDAARALYDGMGFSTHHLYHHFRAV
- a CDS encoding transglutaminase-like domain-containing protein yields the protein MARGRHDTAELRRRFAEEARAERPDLALLCLLIGAEADPALDTNGIDAAQIELDRLAGLLPYGLRGGRVWASALAELLGERYGFEGASADYQRLESSLLHEVLRRRRGLPILLSVVWIEVARRAGAPVYGVALPGHFVVGFGDPAERVLADPFAGGRPLTGQDAELLVAGATGEALEPSMLVPAQPLEVVLRILNNIRAWAAARPERTDVALWAVELSLLLPAHPARLRYERAQLLVQSGEFLRGAAEMEEYAEVVAEVEPAAAEAVRRSARAARALLN
- a CDS encoding TetM/TetW/TetO/TetS family tetracycline resistance ribosomal protection protein, whose translation is MHTLNLGILAHVDAGKTSLTERLLHTAGIIDEIGRVDDGNTQTDSLALERQRGITIKSAVVSFALGDVTVNLIDTPGHPDFIAEVERVLSVLDGAVLVVSAVEGVQAQTRVLMRTLQRLRIPTLVFVNKTDRAGARYEQVLRAVHDRLTPHAVAMGPAVTGLGTRAAHSVPYADDDPRLTRRLTDLLTEHDDALLGAYVEGGEELAPARLRAELAAQTGRALVHPVYFGSAVTGAGIDALSRGIRELLPAAGGDAEGPVSGTVFKVERGRAGEKLAWVRMFSGTVRTRDRLPFGQGPEAVSEGKVTGIRVFADGTDTGRASAGPGQIAKLQGLGGIRIGDAVGDTRAAATGHYFAPPTLESVVVPAPPASRGELHFALSQLAEQDPLINLRQDDIRKEVSVSLYGEVQKEVIQATLADECGIDVTFRGTTTICLEKPSGTGAAFEIIDKDDNPFLATVGLRVDPAPPGSGVTYRLEVELGSMPYSLMRAVEETVVDTLAQGLYGWRVTDCTVTMTHSGYWPRQSHSHAVFDKSMSSTAGDFRNLTPLVLMAALGQAGTTVYEPMHRFRLELPADTLGPLLPALAQLGAVPGAPAVDGARCVLEGVIPAARVHGLQQRLPGLTRGEGVLETAFDSHHPVTGTAPRRSRTDHNPLDRKEYLLHTVRRSGNGAD
- a CDS encoding class F sortase; the protein is MAAPQSPGSPSSRTASDTVTLGRALLWPAAVAGLGMLLIYNSIGPSADDKPPAPFTAAAPVAPAPAAPAAPAAPVPASSPAVTVPRQATPGPSVAPALPRSLPTRLKIPAIAVDAPFTPLAIGASGRLDAPPPNDRNLAGWFKDGVTPGERGASIVAGHVDTMTGPAVFLQLRFLRPGATVDITRADGSVATFKVDTVETFSKAKFPDKRVYADTPDAQLRLITCGGNYDKKAKDYEDNVVVFAHLDSAKRK
- the thrS gene encoding threonine--tRNA ligase encodes the protein MHDHRKLGRELELFDTDPLIGAGLPYWLPDGAALRHTLEEYIRGEERLAGYRHVYSPVLGKRELYEISGHWSHYSDDMFPPMDLGAEQVVLRPSLCPHHAVIYRSRAHSYRELPLRMAELGGMYRSELSGVLGGLTRVRSIQLNDAHIFCTLDQVADEARAALGMIRRAYEALGIRPARFRLSLPGPGGKYVAAPEMWQRSTALLTEVLEDSGLPYEPAGGEAAFYGPKIDVQVADAAGRESTLSTVQIDFHQPERFDLHYIGADGAKHRPVMVHRSIIGSVERAVAHLVEQHGGAFPAWLSPTQVAILPVSDGELPNAEDLARRCLALGLRAEVAGRDRGSLGARIREARLVPYQAVIGAAEAAGDRVALRLRDGRRLDPMPAAEALARIGALVAARSTEVWEEAEGAELRV